From one Bacteroides intestinalis DSM 17393 genomic stretch:
- a CDS encoding DUF3408 domain-containing protein, with amino-acid sequence MGSRKVNTEGIDEELLLASIGRRTQDGTLRPAQEVPAAAPTEEDTAAPEPSPVQPVTREKAQRESGRRKRQDEDYNELFLRRNEIKTRQCVYISRDVHGKILRIVNDIAGGEISVGGYVDTVLRQHLEQHKERINELYKKQREDLI; translated from the coding sequence ATGGGCAGCAGGAAAGTGAACACGGAAGGCATCGACGAGGAACTGCTGTTAGCCTCCATCGGGCGGCGCACACAGGACGGGACACTGCGCCCCGCACAGGAAGTACCCGCAGCTGCACCGACCGAAGAGGACACCGCCGCACCGGAACCATCTCCTGTGCAACCCGTAACACGGGAAAAAGCGCAGAGGGAAAGTGGACGCCGGAAAAGGCAGGACGAGGACTACAACGAGCTATTCCTGCGCCGCAACGAGATAAAGACCCGCCAATGTGTCTATATCAGCCGTGACGTCCACGGCAAGATCCTCAGAATCGTGAACGACATCGCCGGAGGGGAAATCTCAGTAGGCGGATATGTGGATACCGTGCTGCGCCAGCATCTGGAACAGCACAAGGAGAGAATCAACGAACTGTACAAGAAACAACGTGAAGATCTGATTTGA
- a CDS encoding ParA family protein produces MTQCRQSPFVRRTASPQNRIRDDPPACVVTEADGATAKSVWKQKNKSSTIKINGTMSKEIFVAFATQKGGIGKSTVTALAASYLHNVKGYNVAVVDCDDPQHSIHGLREHEMGLIDSSTYFKALACDHFRRIKKNAYTIVKSNAVNALDDAERMIATEDVKPDVVFFDMPGTLRSNGVIKTLSQMDYIFTPLSADRFVVESTLKFVTMFRDRLMTTGQAKTKGLHLFWTMVDGRERNDLYGIYEEVIAEMGFPVLSTRLPDSKKFRRDLSEERKSVFRSTIFPMDTALLKGSGIREFSEEISDIIRPQ; encoded by the coding sequence ATGACGCAATGTCGTCAATCACCATTTGTCCGACGCACCGCTTCACCACAGAACCGGATACGCGACGACCCGCCTGCGTGTGTAGTCACGGAAGCGGATGGTGCGACAGCCAAATCCGTATGGAAACAGAAAAACAAATCATCAACAATTAAAATAAATGGAACTATGAGTAAGGAAATCTTCGTTGCATTCGCAACACAGAAAGGTGGCATCGGCAAATCCACTGTCACGGCACTTGCCGCCAGCTACCTGCACAACGTGAAAGGCTACAATGTCGCCGTCGTGGACTGCGACGACCCGCAGCACAGCATCCACGGGCTGCGCGAACACGAAATGGGGCTTATCGACAGCAGCACCTACTTCAAGGCTCTCGCTTGCGACCATTTCCGCCGGATCAAAAAGAACGCCTACACCATCGTCAAAAGCAATGCGGTGAACGCCCTCGACGATGCCGAGAGGATGATTGCCACTGAGGACGTGAAACCCGACGTGGTGTTCTTCGACATGCCCGGCACACTCCGAAGCAACGGCGTGATAAAGACGCTCTCGCAGATGGACTACATTTTCACTCCGCTGAGTGCCGACCGCTTTGTCGTGGAGAGTACCCTGAAATTCGTCACGATGTTCCGCGACAGGCTGATGACTACCGGACAGGCGAAAACAAAGGGGCTGCATCTGTTCTGGACGATGGTGGACGGCAGGGAGAGGAACGACTTGTACGGCATCTACGAGGAAGTGATAGCCGAAATGGGCTTTCCGGTACTTTCCACCCGCTTGCCCGACAGCAAGAAGTTCCGCCGTGACCTTTCGGAAGAGCGCAAGAGCGTTTTCCGCTCCACCATCTTCCCGATGGACACGGCACTGCTGAAAGGGAGTGGCATCCGGGAGTTTTCCGAAGAGATAAGCGACATCATCAGACCGCAGTGA
- the mobA gene encoding conjugal transfer protein MobA: MKEKRKSKSGRNPKLDPAVYRYTVRFNEEEHNRFLAMFGKSGVYARSVFLKAHFFGQPFKVLKVDKTLVDYYTKLSDFHAQFRAVGTNYNQVVKELRLHFSEKKAMALLYKLEQHTVELVKLSRRIVELSREMEAKWSQKSV, encoded by the coding sequence ATGAAAGAGAAAAGGAAAAGCAAATCAGGGAGAAATCCCAAACTTGATCCGGCGGTGTACCGGTACACCGTCCGTTTCAACGAGGAGGAACACAACCGTTTCCTCGCCATGTTCGGAAAATCGGGTGTCTATGCACGGTCTGTTTTCCTCAAAGCGCACTTCTTCGGGCAACCGTTCAAGGTGCTGAAGGTGGACAAGACGTTGGTGGACTATTACACCAAACTGTCGGATTTTCATGCACAATTCCGTGCCGTGGGTACGAATTACAACCAAGTCGTGAAGGAACTGAGGCTGCATTTTTCAGAGAAAAAGGCGATGGCGTTGCTCTACAAATTAGAGCAACACACCGTCGAACTCGTGAAACTGAGCCGCCGGATTGTGGAACTTTCAAGGGAAATGGAGGCAAAATGGTCGCAAAAATCAGTGTAG
- the mobB gene encoding conjugal transfer protein MobB: MVAKISVGSSLYGAIAYNGEKINEAQGRLLTTNRIYNDGSGTVDIGKAMEGFLTFLPPQMKIEKPVVHISLNPHPEDVLTDIELQNIAREYLEKLGFGNQPYLVFKHEDIDRHHLHIVTVNVDENGKRLNRDFLYRRSDRIRRELEQKYGLHPAERKNQRLDNPLRKVAASAGDVKKQVGNTVKALNGQYRFQTMGEYRALLSLYNMTVEEARGNVRGREYHGLVYSVTDDKGNKVGNPFKSSLFGKSAGYEAVQKKFVRSKSEIKDRKLADMTKRTVLSVLQGTYDKDKFVSQLKEKGIDTVLRYTEEGRIYGATFIDHRTGCVLNGSRMGKELSANALQEHFTLPYAGQPPIPLSIPVDAADKAHGQTAYDSEDISGGMGLLTPEGPAVDAEEEAFIRAMKRKKKKKRKGLGM, from the coding sequence ATGGTCGCAAAAATCAGTGTAGGAAGTTCGTTGTACGGCGCGATTGCCTACAACGGGGAGAAGATTAACGAGGCGCAGGGGCGGCTTCTCACCACCAACCGCATCTACAATGACGGTTCGGGAACGGTGGACATAGGCAAGGCGATGGAGGGTTTTCTCACCTTCCTGCCACCGCAGATGAAGATCGAGAAGCCGGTGGTGCATATCTCTCTCAACCCGCACCCGGAGGATGTGCTGACCGATATTGAGTTGCAGAATATCGCCCGCGAGTATCTGGAAAAACTCGGTTTCGGAAACCAGCCTTATCTTGTATTCAAGCACGAGGACATCGACCGCCACCACCTGCACATCGTGACGGTCAACGTGGACGAGAACGGGAAAAGGCTCAACCGGGATTTTCTCTACCGCCGCAGCGACCGTATCCGCAGGGAACTGGAACAGAAGTACGGATTGCATCCGGCAGAACGTAAAAATCAGAGATTGGATAATCCGTTGCGCAAGGTGGCCGCATCGGCAGGTGATGTGAAGAAGCAGGTAGGCAACACCGTGAAGGCTCTGAATGGGCAGTACCGTTTCCAGACGATGGGCGAATACCGTGCGCTCCTTTCCTTATATAATATGACGGTGGAGGAAGCGAGGGGCAACGTGCGCGGACGGGAGTATCACGGGCTGGTCTATTCCGTCACGGACGACAAGGGTAACAAGGTGGGCAACCCGTTCAAATCCTCGCTTTTCGGGAAGTCCGCAGGCTATGAAGCCGTACAGAAGAAGTTTGTCCGTTCCAAATCGGAAATCAAGGATAGGAAACTGGCAGACATGACGAAACGCACCGTCCTTTCCGTGCTGCAAGGCACTTATGACAAGGACAAATTTGTATCCCAACTCAAAGAGAAGGGCATCGACACCGTACTGCGCTACACAGAGGAAGGGCGCATCTATGGGGCTACCTTCATCGACCACCGCACGGGATGCGTGCTGAACGGTTCGCGCATGGGTAAGGAGCTTTCGGCGAATGCCTTGCAGGAACACTTCACCCTGCCATACGCCGGACAACCGCCGATACCGCTATCCATCCCTGTGGATGCTGCGGACAAGGCACACGGGCAGACCGCCTACGACAGTGAAGATATATCGGGCGGTATGGGCTTGCTCACTCCCGAAGGTCCGGCGGTAGATGCCGAGGAAGAGGCTTTCATCCGGGCGATGAAGCGCAAAAAGAAGAAAAAACGCAAGGGCTTGGGTATGTAA
- the mobC gene encoding conjugal transfer protein MobC → MSQQEDDLRALAKIMDFLRAVSIILVVMNVYWFCYEAIRLWGVNIGVVDKILLNFDRTAGLFHSILYTKLFSVLLLALSCLGTKGVKGEKITWGRIWTAFAVGFVLFFLNWWLLPLPLPLEAVTGLYVLTIGTGYVCLLMGGLWMSRLLKHNLMEDVFNNENESFMQETRLIESEYSVNLPTRFYYRKRWNNGWINVVNPFRASIVLGTPGSGKSYAVVNNFIKQQIEKGFSQYIYDFKYPDLSTIAYNHLLNHPDGYKVKPKFYVINFDDPRRSHRCNPIHPDFMEDITDAYESAYTIMLNLNKTWVQKQGDFFVESPIILFASIIWYLKIYQNGKFCTFPHAIEFLNRRYEDIFPILTSYPELENYLSPFMDAWLGGAAEQLMGQIASAKIPLSRMISPQLYWVMSDSEFTLDINNPEEPKILCVGNNPDRQNIYGAALGLYNSRIVKLINKKGMLKSSVIIDELPTIYFKGLDNLIATARSNKVAVCLGFQDFSQLVRDYGDKEAKVVMNTVGNIFSGQVVGETAKTLSERFGKVLQKRQSISINRQDVSTSINTQMDALIPPSKISGLTQGMFVGSVSDNFNERIEQKIFHCEIVVDAEKVKREESAYKKIPVITNFTDEDGNDRMKETVQANYRRIKEEVKQIVQEELERIKNDPVLCKLLPDNETV, encoded by the coding sequence ATGTCACAACAAGAAGACGATTTGAGGGCATTGGCGAAAATCATGGATTTTCTGCGTGCCGTGAGTATCATTTTAGTGGTCATGAACGTGTACTGGTTCTGCTACGAAGCCATCCGGCTGTGGGGCGTGAACATCGGCGTGGTGGACAAAATCCTTCTGAACTTCGACCGCACGGCGGGGCTGTTCCATTCCATTCTCTACACGAAGCTGTTTTCCGTCCTTTTGCTTGCCTTGTCCTGTCTGGGTACGAAGGGTGTCAAGGGTGAGAAAATCACTTGGGGGAGAATCTGGACAGCATTTGCCGTCGGGTTCGTGCTGTTTTTCCTGAACTGGTGGTTGCTGCCCCTGCCGCTGCCGCTTGAAGCGGTGACGGGACTGTATGTCCTTACCATTGGAACGGGCTATGTCTGCCTGTTGATGGGTGGTCTGTGGATGAGCCGCCTGTTGAAACACAATTTGATGGAGGATGTTTTCAACAACGAGAACGAGAGTTTCATGCAGGAAACGAGGCTTATCGAAAGCGAGTATTCGGTCAATCTGCCGACACGTTTCTATTACAGGAAACGCTGGAACAACGGTTGGATCAATGTAGTTAATCCCTTCCGTGCGTCCATCGTGTTGGGTACGCCGGGCAGCGGCAAGTCCTATGCCGTGGTAAACAATTTTATCAAGCAACAGATTGAAAAGGGCTTTAGTCAATACATCTACGATTTCAAGTATCCCGACCTATCTACTATTGCCTACAACCATTTGCTGAACCACCCGGACGGCTACAAGGTAAAGCCGAAGTTCTATGTGATCAACTTCGACGACCCGCGACGCTCTCATCGGTGCAATCCCATTCACCCGGATTTTATGGAAGATATTACGGATGCCTATGAGAGTGCCTACACAATAATGCTCAACCTCAATAAAACGTGGGTGCAAAAGCAGGGCGACTTCTTCGTGGAGTCACCTATCATTCTGTTTGCCAGTATTATCTGGTATCTCAAAATCTATCAGAACGGGAAGTTTTGCACGTTTCCCCATGCTATCGAGTTTCTGAACCGCCGTTACGAGGATATATTTCCGATACTGACCTCTTATCCGGAGCTGGAGAACTACCTTTCGCCGTTCATGGATGCGTGGCTTGGAGGGGCTGCGGAGCAGCTCATGGGTCAGATAGCGTCGGCAAAAATCCCGCTTTCGAGGATGATTTCACCGCAGCTCTACTGGGTGATGTCAGACAGCGAGTTTACGCTGGACATCAACAATCCCGAAGAGCCGAAAATCCTCTGCGTGGGTAACAATCCCGACCGTCAGAATATCTACGGTGCGGCACTCGGTCTGTATAATTCCCGTATCGTGAAGCTCATCAACAAGAAGGGGATGCTGAAGTCATCGGTCATCATCGACGAGTTGCCCACAATATACTTCAAAGGGTTGGACAATCTTATAGCTACCGCCCGAAGCAACAAGGTTGCCGTGTGTCTGGGCTTTCAGGATTTCAGCCAGTTAGTGCGTGACTACGGGGACAAAGAGGCGAAAGTGGTGATGAACACTGTCGGCAATATTTTCTCCGGTCAGGTGGTGGGGGAAACAGCCAAGACGCTCTCCGAGCGGTTCGGTAAGGTGTTGCAGAAACGGCAGTCCATCTCCATCAACCGGCAGGATGTTTCCACCTCCATCAACACGCAGATGGACGCGCTCATTCCACCGAGTAAGATTTCCGGGCTTACGCAGGGAATGTTTGTCGGTTCTGTATCCGACAACTTCAACGAGCGTATCGAGCAGAAGATTTTTCATTGCGAGATTGTGGTGGATGCCGAAAAGGTGAAACGGGAAGAAAGTGCCTACAAGAAAATTCCCGTCATTACAAACTTCACGGACGAGGACGGCAACGACCGCATGAAGGAAACGGTGCAGGCGAACTACCGGCGCATCAAGGAAGAGGTGAAGCAGATTGTGCAGGAGGAACTGGAGCGTATCAAAAACGATCCGGTGCTGTGTAAACTGCTACCAGATAATGAGACTGTCTAA
- a CDS encoding P-loop NTPase fold protein, with product METKLQSKQQYPRFIQNKPCGIDKFDGGSQERLAKTIARHFCQNDSLDEECTLPRIIGIEGIWGSGKSNVVKMLERELSDDYYFFEYDAWGHQEDLQRRSILELLTSKLIDDGILSGNATIKVKGGGTKTVSWSEKLKYLLARKTETVTEKYPLISNGMVAAFLVAVLTPIFTFIAYAVKPTPTTWWFSLLSIIIAALPVLIALCVWKWAYSKDHKYGWSYMLAIYQDKVEKDVCYETLSEDEPTVYEFKTWMQDISDFIKEKGQRKLVLVFDNMDRLPAEKVKELWSSIHTFFADSGFENVWAVIPFDETHLACAFGDETDEQTKQLTKYFINKTFPIVYRVAPPVITDYRSIFNKLFVEAFGETENEAKETINRIFRLVNPNANVREIISYINEMVALKQEWCNEILMINIALFCLKKTDILANPVEQILSGDYLNGIQTIINNDLQTQREIAALVYGVDVEDARQIPLKKYIEGCINGEEDHDINQYAETNKQFDTVLEEVIQCMDNALIDKIIHCLHKLTRKSDVILRVWQRIAQLKLKESIEKQVFPVEYQELLLHLDTESQNHVIAQLYKKIVRFNDFNGGDYFKTLDAIDRFIAQNKLACDFTSLIEAKTVKPNTFIDYIQAANATDAAYRDNATTKAYKYYQVATNSEALDNYLANLLPDNFDHADIVKTLKDNSTYTFPTLLQAITNCIDEQNVNKDNIGAIFTTYRLLASDEERPLPVTLDSTYINQLHSELETDGRNIKESGYYDLVAMQLAHGHSVSLIEGGDIKYVAELMDYYVDHGDLLVNSVGWNIPLLNETLQYMVNHKLGYKLLLSDILPQFEDIKNRIGVTDEVFIEHLAEWNTDLDKYITKNNIKDVIPDASFYDLTTKISNVLTDHINKIAFEALSEISVDTLYAQRTAHTSYYWFVAIKHLLAKIKSLPDNLTEFGKKILMDIASGTQSLNPFPNCFKNIVERLDKRKIKSTVTDIRNDFCIGKKTINAIKFQFFETWLRSHGNLKSQAGDVIDKIVKPVISDGACRSLILQNKDFYMDLINTAGDDAYELKKSLRNLIQKDSDPQLVKFVNSIDSVPEVETA from the coding sequence ATGGAAACAAAACTACAATCCAAACAGCAATATCCGCGGTTTATCCAAAATAAACCGTGTGGTATTGACAAATTCGATGGAGGTTCGCAAGAAAGGTTGGCAAAAACTATTGCTCGCCATTTTTGTCAGAATGATTCATTGGATGAGGAATGTACTTTACCTCGAATTATCGGCATCGAAGGTATTTGGGGATCTGGAAAATCCAACGTGGTTAAAATGTTGGAACGTGAATTATCAGACGACTATTACTTTTTTGAGTATGACGCATGGGGACATCAAGAGGACTTGCAACGCCGCTCTATATTGGAATTGCTTACAAGCAAACTTATTGATGATGGTATCCTATCTGGAAATGCAACAATAAAAGTCAAAGGTGGAGGTACGAAAACCGTATCATGGTCTGAAAAGCTGAAATATTTATTAGCCCGTAAAACGGAGACCGTAACCGAAAAATATCCCCTTATCAGTAATGGTATGGTTGCGGCATTTTTGGTTGCAGTTTTAACTCCGATATTTACATTTATTGCGTATGCAGTAAAACCTACACCCACAACATGGTGGTTTTCTTTATTGTCTATTATCATAGCTGCACTGCCAGTTCTTATTGCATTGTGCGTTTGGAAATGGGCATATAGCAAAGATCATAAATATGGATGGAGTTATATGTTAGCTATTTATCAAGATAAAGTCGAAAAGGACGTTTGCTATGAGACTTTGAGCGAAGACGAACCAACGGTTTACGAGTTCAAAACATGGATGCAAGACATTTCTGATTTTATCAAGGAAAAAGGACAACGTAAATTAGTCCTTGTTTTTGACAACATGGATCGTCTCCCCGCTGAAAAAGTAAAAGAATTATGGTCTTCTATCCATACGTTCTTCGCCGATAGCGGTTTTGAAAATGTTTGGGCTGTTATTCCTTTCGATGAAACACATTTAGCTTGTGCATTCGGAGATGAGACCGACGAACAAACGAAACAACTGACCAAGTATTTTATCAATAAAACTTTCCCTATTGTTTATCGTGTTGCTCCTCCTGTTATTACCGACTATCGAAGTATATTCAACAAACTGTTTGTTGAAGCATTTGGAGAAACAGAAAATGAAGCGAAAGAAACTATAAATCGGATATTCAGATTGGTAAATCCTAATGCCAATGTTAGGGAAATTATATCATATATCAATGAGATGGTCGCTCTTAAACAAGAGTGGTGTAACGAAATTTTGATGATAAACATAGCATTGTTCTGTTTGAAGAAGACGGATATTCTGGCAAATCCAGTAGAACAAATATTGTCCGGCGACTATCTGAATGGCATTCAAACAATAATTAACAATGATCTGCAAACACAACGCGAAATTGCAGCTTTGGTATATGGTGTCGATGTTGAAGATGCTCGACAAATTCCATTGAAAAAATATATTGAAGGCTGCATCAACGGAGAAGAAGACCACGACATAAATCAATATGCAGAGACTAATAAACAATTTGACACTGTATTAGAAGAAGTTATACAATGTATGGACAATGCGCTTATCGATAAGATTATACATTGTTTGCATAAATTAACTCGAAAGAGCGATGTTATTCTGCGTGTATGGCAAAGAATAGCACAATTGAAATTAAAAGAATCCATAGAGAAGCAGGTGTTCCCTGTCGAATACCAAGAACTGCTGTTGCATTTAGACACGGAAAGCCAAAACCATGTGATTGCTCAATTATATAAGAAGATAGTTCGGTTCAATGACTTCAATGGCGGCGACTATTTCAAAACGTTAGATGCAATAGACAGGTTTATTGCGCAAAATAAGTTGGCGTGCGATTTTACGTCATTGATTGAAGCAAAAACAGTCAAGCCAAATACATTTATCGATTATATTCAAGCTGCAAATGCAACAGATGCTGCCTATCGGGATAACGCGACAACTAAAGCATATAAATATTATCAAGTAGCAACAAATTCGGAGGCGCTCGATAATTATTTGGCAAACTTACTACCCGATAATTTCGACCATGCAGATATTGTAAAAACGTTAAAAGATAATTCTACCTATACGTTTCCAACGCTTTTGCAAGCGATCACGAATTGCATTGATGAACAGAATGTAAATAAAGATAATATAGGGGCTATATTTACAACCTATCGTTTATTGGCATCTGACGAAGAAAGACCTTTACCTGTAACGTTAGATTCAACCTACATAAATCAGTTGCATTCTGAATTAGAAACTGATGGCCGAAACATTAAAGAGTCTGGATATTACGATTTAGTCGCCATGCAATTGGCACATGGTCATTCCGTTTCCTTAATAGAGGGTGGAGATATAAAATATGTTGCAGAACTCATGGACTATTATGTGGATCATGGAGACTTATTAGTAAATAGTGTGGGATGGAATATACCGCTATTAAATGAAACACTACAATACATGGTAAATCATAAACTTGGCTATAAATTATTGCTCTCAGACATATTGCCCCAATTTGAAGATATTAAGAACAGAATAGGTGTAACGGATGAGGTATTTATCGAGCATTTAGCAGAGTGGAATACCGATTTGGATAAGTATATCACTAAGAACAATATTAAAGATGTAATTCCTGACGCATCTTTTTACGATTTGACCACTAAAATAAGCAATGTCCTGACCGATCATATCAATAAAATAGCGTTCGAAGCGTTGTCTGAAATAAGTGTTGATACATTATACGCCCAAAGAACAGCACATACATCATATTATTGGTTTGTCGCAATAAAACATTTACTGGCTAAAATCAAATCCTTGCCAGATAACTTGACTGAATTTGGCAAAAAGATTCTGATGGATATTGCTTCTGGAACTCAAAGTTTGAATCCTTTCCCTAATTGTTTCAAGAATATAGTTGAAAGATTGGATAAACGAAAAATTAAATCGACAGTTACCGATATAAGAAATGATTTCTGCATCGGTAAAAAGACTATCAATGCAATAAAGTTTCAATTTTTCGAAACATGGCTTAGATCGCATGGTAATTTGAAAAGTCAAGCTGGAGACGTTATTGATAAAATAGTGAAACCTGTAATTTCCGATGGGGCATGCCGTTCATTGATTCTGCAAAACAAAGATTTTTATATGGATTTAATAAATACAGCAGGGGATGATGCTTATGAATTGAAAAAGAGTCTCCGAAACCTCATACAAAAAGATTCAGATCCGCAATTGGTTAAATTTGTCAATTCGATAGATTCAGTACCTGAGGTTGAAACCGCGTAA
- a CDS encoding ATP-binding protein — METVNRILQEKITARIAPNKAVLIFGARRVGKTVMMRKIVDNYSGRTMMLNGEDYDTLALLENRSIANYRHLLDGIDLLAIDEAQNIPQIGSILKLIVDEIPGISVLASGSSSFDLLNKTGEPLVGRSTQFLLTPFSQREIAQTETALETRQNLEARLIYGSYPEVVMMENYERKTDYLRDIVGAYLLKDILAIDGLKNSSKMRDLLRLIAFQLGSEVSYEELGKQLGMSKTTVEKYLDLLEKVFVIYRLGAYSRNLRKEVTKAGKWYFYDNGIRNAIIGAFSPLAIRQDVGALWENYIIGERRKANFNEGLHREFYFWRTYDKQEIDLIEESADSLTALEFKWGNKMPAAPKAFQEAYPYAEFHVVNRENYLEFV; from the coding sequence ATGGAAACAGTAAATAGAATACTTCAAGAGAAGATTACAGCACGAATCGCGCCCAATAAAGCAGTACTGATTTTTGGTGCTCGCCGTGTTGGTAAAACGGTAATGATGCGTAAAATTGTGGACAACTATTCAGGTAGGACGATGATGCTCAACGGCGAAGACTACGACACATTAGCACTATTGGAGAATCGCTCAATAGCCAATTATCGGCATTTATTGGATGGTATTGATTTGCTGGCTATTGATGAGGCACAGAACATACCACAAATCGGTAGTATTCTGAAGTTGATAGTTGATGAAATACCGGGAATAAGTGTCTTGGCAAGTGGTTCTTCGTCATTCGATTTGCTGAATAAGACTGGTGAACCGTTGGTCGGCCGCAGTACGCAATTTCTCCTTACACCATTCTCGCAACGGGAAATCGCACAGACGGAAACGGCACTTGAAACCCGCCAGAACCTCGAAGCGCGCTTGATTTACGGTTCCTATCCCGAAGTAGTAATGATGGAGAACTATGAACGTAAAACAGACTACCTACGTGATATTGTCGGTGCATACCTGCTTAAAGATATCTTAGCAATTGACGGCTTAAAAAATTCGAGCAAGATGCGCGATCTACTGCGATTGATAGCTTTTCAGTTGGGCAGCGAAGTTTCTTACGAAGAGTTAGGTAAACAACTCGGCATGAGCAAGACGACCGTTGAAAAATACCTCGACCTATTGGAAAAGGTCTTCGTTATCTATCGTCTGGGGGCTTATTCGCGTAACCTACGCAAGGAGGTTACAAAAGCTGGCAAGTGGTACTTCTACGACAACGGCATTCGCAATGCCATTATCGGGGCTTTCTCACCGCTGGCCATTCGGCAGGATGTCGGTGCGCTGTGGGAGAACTACATCATCGGAGAGCGGCGCAAAGCGAACTTCAATGAGGGACTGCACAGGGAGTTCTATTTCTGGCGCACCTACGACAAACAGGAAATCGACCTGATTGAGGAGAGTGCCGACAGTCTTACCGCCTTGGAGTTCAAGTGGGGAAATAAAATGCCGGCCGCACCGAAAGCCTTCCAAGAAGCCTATCCCTATGCCGAGTTTCATGTGGTAAATCGGGAGAATTATTTGGAGTTCGTATAA
- a CDS encoding RteC domain-containing protein: MNYFLLAETDFFRLINEAGDCNMETAYTAFATQVIELCNGGMDMNLTVIALAYIEIELQHHPVRNLSEEKREIAAYVSKALSFVRKMQKFLATPQVPPLISANNATETTASLLQWTGNAIDLVELIYGIDVMGCINNGNMPLKQLAPLLYKIFGVDSKDCYRFYTDIKRRKNESRTYFIDRMQEKLNERMLRDEELERMRK, translated from the coding sequence ATGAATTATTTCTTGCTGGCGGAAACCGACTTTTTCCGCCTGATAAACGAAGCCGGCGACTGCAATATGGAAACGGCATACACGGCTTTCGCCACCCAAGTGATCGAACTGTGCAACGGCGGCATGGACATGAACCTTACCGTCATCGCGCTTGCCTACATCGAAATCGAGTTGCAGCACCATCCCGTACGTAATCTGTCAGAAGAAAAAAGAGAGATTGCCGCCTACGTCAGCAAGGCTCTGTCTTTCGTAAGAAAGATGCAGAAATTCCTTGCCACGCCCCAAGTGCCACCACTAATATCCGCCAACAACGCAACAGAAACCACCGCCAGCCTTCTTCAATGGACGGGCAATGCCATCGACCTCGTGGAACTTATCTACGGCATAGACGTGATGGGCTGCATCAACAACGGCAATATGCCGCTCAAACAGCTCGCCCCACTTCTCTATAAGATATTCGGGGTTGATTCTAAAGACTGCTACCGCTTCTACACTGATATCAAACGCCGGAAGAACGAAAGCCGCACCTATTTCATTGACAGGATGCAGGAAAAACTGAACGAGAGAATGTTGCGTGATGAGGAGTTGGAGCGGATGAGAAAATAA
- a CDS encoding dihydrofolate reductase family protein: MGKVQILAVLTMDGCLSSELYDKAHQDLCLDRCGLDEIRKKAFYRVTPDYSISMLHEWRKDCTNIRYLAEATPDTADYINGLLRMHAVDEIILYTVPFISGSGRHFFKSALPEQHWTLSSLKSYPNGVCRIIYILDKKAR; this comes from the coding sequence ATGGGTAAAGTTCAGATTCTCGCCGTACTGACGATGGACGGATGTCTTTCTTCAGAGTTATATGATAAAGCACATCAGGATTTGTGCCTTGACCGTTGCGGTCTTGATGAAATCAGGAAGAAAGCCTTTTACCGTGTGACACCGGACTATTCCATTTCAATGCTGCACGAATGGAGAAAAGACTGCACAAACATCCGTTACCTCGCGGAAGCCACACCGGACACGGCAGACTATATAAACGGACTGCTGCGGATGCACGCTGTGGATGAAATCATACTATACACCGTTCCTTTCATATCCGGAAGCGGACGACATTTTTTTAAGTCGGCTCTGCCAGAGCAACACTGGACGCTTTCCTCTTTGAAAAGCTATCCCAACGGTGTATGTCGCATTATCTATATCCTTGATAAAAAAGCAAGATAG